Proteins encoded within one genomic window of Halodesulfurarchaeum formicicum:
- the dsrO gene encoding sulfate reduction electron transfer complex DsrMKJOP subunit DsrO: protein MTRYGLVIDQERCIGCQACAVTCKQENNVGLGQFWNRVLTEGGDHLDTPEGGYPEHGQDGTLSMNYQPTACQHCENAPCVKVCPVNATYIREDGIVEIDYDKCIGCRYCMAACPYNARVFNWDEPEHVPKEGTGDVEARPQGVVEKCTFCSHRVEEGLDPACVVNCPSDARIFGDLEDPNSTVSKYIKKYDTHQLLEDRETDPSTYYIKGEMSPGRPQISDKMESELSPAEREEAGLRPTPHVPESAAGGDD from the coding sequence ATGACACGATACGGACTGGTCATCGACCAGGAGCGCTGCATCGGCTGTCAGGCCTGTGCAGTGACCTGCAAGCAAGAGAACAACGTCGGCCTCGGCCAGTTCTGGAACCGGGTTCTCACCGAAGGTGGGGACCACCTGGACACGCCGGAGGGAGGCTACCCGGAGCACGGCCAGGATGGCACCCTCAGCATGAATTATCAGCCGACGGCGTGCCAGCACTGTGAGAACGCTCCCTGTGTCAAGGTCTGTCCGGTCAACGCGACGTACATCCGCGAGGACGGAATCGTCGAGATCGACTACGACAAGTGTATCGGCTGTCGCTACTGCATGGCGGCCTGCCCGTACAACGCGCGGGTCTTCAACTGGGACGAACCGGAACACGTCCCCAAAGAGGGGACTGGCGATGTCGAAGCCCGCCCACAGGGAGTCGTCGAGAAGTGTACGTTCTGTTCCCACCGCGTCGAGGAGGGCCTCGATCCGGCCTGTGTCGTCAACTGTCCCTCCGACGCACGGATCTTCGGGGACCTGGAGGACCCCAACAGCACCGTCTCGAAGTACATCAAGAAGTACGACACTCACCAGCTCCTGGAGGATCGGGAGACCGACCCGAGCACGTACTACATCAAAGGCGAGATGAGTCCGGGTCGCCCCCAGATCTCGGACAAGATGGAGTCGGAACTGAGCCCGGCCGAACGCGAAGAAGCGGGTCTCAGACCCACCCCGCACGTGCCGGAATCGGCCGCTGGAGGTGACGACTGA